From the genome of bacterium, one region includes:
- a CDS encoding phosphatidylglycerophosphatase A: MKFLVKLLASGLGSGFSPLAPGTAGSLVAAVIIWLCAAWWSLPVALAATAVVYFVGVAVCTRAEKYWGHDNGRMVIDEVAGMGLSAACIDAHSVVWLGAAFLLFRLFDIVKPFPARRAEHLPAGWGVMTDDIFAGAWALLVILGLKLWM; this comes from the coding sequence ATGAAATTTCTGGTCAAGCTGCTCGCCTCGGGCCTGGGCAGCGGGTTCAGTCCGCTGGCTCCCGGCACGGCCGGCTCGCTCGTGGCCGCTGTCATTATCTGGCTCTGCGCCGCCTGGTGGAGCCTGCCCGTGGCCCTGGCCGCCACTGCGGTCGTCTATTTTGTCGGGGTGGCGGTCTGCACCCGGGCCGAGAAGTACTGGGGCCACGACAACGGCCGGATGGTGATCGACGAGGTGGCCGGGATGGGCCTTTCGGCGGCCTGTATCGACGCGCACTCGGTGGTCTGGCTCGGAGCGGCGTTCCTTCTGTTCCGACTCTTCGACATTGTGAAGCCTTTCCCCGCCCGCCGCGCCGAGCACCTTCCCGCCGGCTGGGGCGTGATGACCGATGACATTTTCGCCGGGGCCTGGGCCCTGCTTGTCATTCTGGGGTTGAAACTATGGATGTGA
- a CDS encoding CDP-alcohol phosphatidyltransferase family protein has translation MTETKNNNGASAARPNGNGLLGHRHLPNFLTLVRIVLCPVIAWLILSGHSLWDFILAYYLFVAAGLTDIYDGILARRHQNITTFGKLVDPVADKLLLAATLVPFYMLSDRVYAFQYVTLSVLLILLGRELLVTLLRYYGMWTGHIFAASRLAKFKTASQMFFIGSVIVQVIHGRMIEFHPDFAFPWFAPLHHWLNRITILAVVALSLISAAEYVIRNLPIILRRSRA, from the coding sequence ATGACTGAGACAAAGAACAATAACGGGGCGTCAGCGGCCCGCCCCAACGGCAACGGCCTGCTGGGCCACCGTCACCTGCCCAATTTCCTGACCCTGGTGCGGATCGTCCTCTGCCCGGTGATCGCCTGGCTGATCCTGAGCGGACATTCGCTCTGGGATTTCATCCTGGCCTACTACCTGTTCGTTGCCGCCGGCCTGACCGACATCTACGACGGCATCCTGGCGCGGCGGCACCAGAATATCACCACTTTCGGCAAGCTGGTCGACCCGGTGGCGGACAAGCTGCTGCTGGCCGCCACCCTGGTGCCGTTCTACATGCTGAGCGACCGGGTGTACGCGTTCCAGTACGTCACCCTGAGCGTGCTGCTGATCCTGCTGGGCCGTGAGCTGCTGGTCACCCTGCTGCGCTACTACGGGATGTGGACCGGCCATATCTTCGCCGCCAGCCGCCTGGCCAAGTTCAAGACCGCCAGCCAGATGTTCTTCATCGGCTCGGTGATCGTGCAGGTGATCCACGGACGGATGATCGAGTTCCACCCCGATTTCGCCTTCCCCTGGTTTGCGCCGCTGCACCACTGGCTCAACCGGATTACGATCCTGGCGGTCGTGGCCCTATCGCTGATCTCAGCCGCCGAATACGTGATACGCAACCTTCCGATCATCCTCCGGCGGTCCCGCGCATGA
- the recR gene encoding recombination mediator RecR, translated as MSRSVEKLIRSFSRLPGIGEKTAGRLAYFLLKAPDEVTFQLADSLRELKENVFFCSRCRNITETDPCEICADTQRDRGLLCVVEEPSDIRAIEASRIFRGMYHVLGGHLSPLDGVGPEQLSFDLLSRRLEDREAPVREVIVATNPSVEGDATALYIQRLIDGRGIQVSRIACGLPAGGHLEYADSFTISQALRGRHVLDHD; from the coding sequence ATGTCGCGCAGCGTGGAAAAGCTGATCAGGTCTTTCTCTCGCTTGCCGGGTATCGGCGAGAAAACAGCGGGACGGCTGGCTTATTTCCTGCTCAAGGCCCCGGACGAGGTGACGTTCCAGTTGGCCGATTCGCTGCGCGAGCTGAAAGAGAACGTGTTTTTCTGCTCCCGCTGCCGCAACATCACCGAGACCGACCCCTGCGAGATCTGCGCCGACACGCAGCGCGACCGCGGCCTGCTCTGCGTGGTCGAGGAGCCGAGCGACATCCGGGCCATCGAGGCCAGCCGAATCTTCCGCGGGATGTACCACGTGCTGGGCGGGCATCTGAGCCCGCTGGACGGGGTGGGGCCGGAGCAGCTCTCGTTCGACCTGCTCAGCCGACGGTTGGAGGACAGGGAGGCCCCGGTGCGCGAGGTGATCGTGGCCACCAACCCCAGCGTGGAGGGGGACGCCACTGCGCTCTACATCCAGCGCCTGATCGACGGGCGCGGCATCCAGGTCAGCCGGATCGCCTGCGGCCTTCCCGCCGGCGGCCATCTGGAGTACGCCGATTCTTTCACCATCAGCCAGGCCCTGCGGGGCCGTCACGTGCTCGACCATGACTGA
- a CDS encoding YbaB/EbfC family nucleoid-associated protein, whose amino-acid sequence MNNITQLLQQAQKLQGRFKQMQTQMENQKIEGAAGGGMVRAVVNGKQELLEIRIDPDILDPKDPEMLEELVTAAVNNALEKSRAILGEEMNRLAGGMSLPGFLTTMFGG is encoded by the coding sequence ATGAACAACATAACGCAACTGCTGCAACAGGCTCAGAAGCTGCAGGGACGGTTCAAGCAGATGCAGACGCAGATGGAGAATCAGAAAATAGAGGGCGCGGCCGGCGGCGGCATGGTGCGCGCCGTGGTCAACGGCAAGCAGGAGTTGCTCGAAATACGTATCGACCCCGACATTCTCGACCCCAAGGACCCCGAGATGCTGGAGGAGCTGGTGACTGCGGCGGTCAACAACGCCCTGGAAAAAAGCCGCGCCATTCTGGGCGAGGAAATGAACCGTCTGGCTGGCGGCATGAGCCTGCCGGGCTTTCTTACGACCATGTTCGGCGGCTGA
- the dnaX gene encoding DNA polymerase III subunit gamma/tau, which translates to MSYLVLARKYRPLVFGDIVAQQHVSRTLVNAIAGGRISHAYLFSGPRGVGKTSTARILARAVNCLSPVGQDPCNQCEICREIIQGSSLDVLEIDGASNRGIDEIRDLRERVGYSPSRNRYKIYIIDEVHMLTQEAFNALLKTLEEPPSHVIFIFATTAPHKVPPTILSRCQRFDFKAVPPAEMQAHLQGVLSREGLSAPPEVLEMVTRKAGGAMRDALSLLDQVIAFCGVDFTAELAAQVLGVFDSELFLELSGLLAERDSLGVVGFVDRLVDSGVDLEEFFQELTAHIRNLIVLRLGADPSRLEDIPAAYRERYGELAGRFAVEDLVRSLHLVLGFEETFKRSSQQRICLELLLIRLALLERSADIAELIARLESESGAPSAAARARTPAAPPPAPRQVRDSGQPAAAPATGVPPKPAAPVRPQVERSAAQSAPAASAPAPEATPPAAAKPQRIEYSGPADLELIRRHWPKIVQQVKLKRNALGLALGAATPGAFDSRRLSLDIDRTRKFDCEKLRAAENRSLVSSILDEILGLSGLDLELHLVDSAPGPSGERPPASVDESPAAQSFEMLCRTDPALSRVNELFNPELI; encoded by the coding sequence TTGAGCTATCTCGTTCTGGCGCGGAAATACAGGCCGCTGGTTTTCGGTGACATCGTGGCGCAGCAGCATGTGAGCCGCACCCTGGTCAATGCGATCGCCGGGGGGCGGATCAGCCACGCCTACCTGTTCTCCGGGCCGCGCGGGGTGGGCAAGACCTCCACCGCGCGCATTCTGGCGCGCGCGGTCAACTGCCTGAGCCCGGTGGGCCAGGACCCATGCAACCAGTGCGAAATCTGCCGCGAGATCATCCAGGGCAGCTCGCTCGATGTGCTGGAGATCGACGGGGCCTCGAACCGCGGGATCGACGAGATACGCGACCTGCGCGAGCGGGTGGGCTACAGCCCCAGCCGCAACCGGTACAAGATCTACATCATCGACGAAGTCCACATGCTCACCCAGGAGGCGTTCAACGCCCTGCTCAAGACCCTGGAAGAGCCGCCCTCCCACGTGATTTTCATTTTCGCCACCACCGCGCCGCACAAGGTGCCGCCGACCATCCTGTCGCGCTGCCAGCGTTTCGATTTCAAGGCTGTGCCGCCGGCCGAGATGCAGGCCCACTTGCAGGGCGTGTTGAGCCGCGAGGGCCTGTCCGCCCCGCCCGAGGTGCTGGAAATGGTCACGCGCAAGGCTGGCGGCGCGATGCGGGACGCCCTGAGCCTGCTGGACCAGGTGATCGCTTTCTGTGGCGTCGATTTCACGGCCGAGCTGGCCGCTCAGGTGCTGGGGGTGTTCGACAGCGAGCTGTTCCTGGAGCTGTCGGGTCTGCTGGCCGAGCGGGACAGCCTGGGCGTGGTGGGGTTTGTAGACCGTCTGGTCGATAGCGGCGTGGACCTGGAGGAATTCTTCCAGGAGCTGACCGCCCACATTCGCAACCTGATAGTCCTGCGCCTGGGCGCCGACCCGTCGCGCCTGGAGGACATCCCGGCCGCCTACCGCGAGCGTTACGGCGAGCTGGCCGGACGTTTCGCGGTCGAGGACTTGGTGCGCTCACTGCACCTTGTGCTGGGTTTCGAGGAGACATTCAAGCGCAGCTCGCAGCAGCGTATCTGCCTGGAGCTGCTTCTGATCCGTCTGGCCCTGCTGGAGCGCAGCGCCGATATCGCCGAGCTGATCGCCCGCCTGGAGTCCGAAAGCGGCGCCCCGTCGGCCGCGGCCCGTGCGCGGACACCCGCGGCTCCACCTCCAGCGCCGCGCCAGGTGCGCGACAGCGGACAGCCGGCCGCAGCCCCGGCAACCGGTGTTCCGCCTAAACCCGCGGCGCCCGTGCGGCCCCAGGTCGAGCGCAGCGCAGCCCAGTCCGCACCCGCGGCAAGCGCACCCGCCCCGGAGGCCACACCTCCGGCAGCGGCGAAGCCGCAGCGGATCGAGTATTCCGGCCCGGCCGACCTGGAGCTGATCCGCCGCCACTGGCCGAAGATCGTGCAGCAGGTGAAGCTTAAGCGCAACGCGCTGGGGCTGGCCCTGGGCGCGGCTACGCCCGGCGCTTTCGACAGCCGGCGGCTGAGCCTGGACATTGATCGGACACGCAAATTCGATTGCGAGAAGCTGCGCGCGGCCGAAAACCGTAGCCTCGTCAGCTCGATCCTGGATGAGATACTCGGCCTGAGCGGCCTGGACCTCGAGCTGCACCTGGTGGACAGCGCGCCCGGCCCCTCCGGGGAGCGGCCCCCGGCCTCGGTGGATGAGAGTCCGGCCGCGCAGTCGTTCGAGATGCTCTGCCGCACCGACCCGGCCCTGTCCCGGGTCAACGAGTTGTTCAACCCGGAGTTGATCTGA
- a CDS encoding ADP-ribosylglycohydrolase family protein, giving the protein MSFRPASRVFALTVALAACLSTAGLYAAEVILPTSVIRDKVHGGWVGQTVGCTYGGPTEFRWQSTWIQDYVNIEWSDSSLLRAYRDHPGLYDDLYMDLSFLAVFDSLGPEAPTDVLAGKFANAGFTLWHANQSARWNILNGIMPPASGYWKNNPHADDIDFQIESDFIGLMCPGMPQTALDYANRVGHIMNYGDGVYGGVFVAAMYTHAFTENDIARVVELGLASLPAESRYAKCIKDVIAWHEQWPDDWRRTWFEIEKKWGSDIGCPDGALQPFNIDAVINGAYIVVGLLYGDGDMGRTIDISTRCGQDSDCNPSNAAGILGTMLGFSAIPEQWKLGLDKVENLKFSYSDYSIDSAVDATLRVAAKIVTAAGGRTDADSWIIQTQEPKAPDQVELGFEGLKPVEHRELHQDLTSPVSFNLEGSAFVVGGRMQGDSAEARCEVRIDGKLVETVNIKGNYHDRREPLFWNYDLVKGSHTVELRRVEGNGVPRLQWVLIYQ; this is encoded by the coding sequence ATGTCCTTTCGTCCCGCTTCACGCGTGTTCGCCCTGACCGTGGCCCTGGCTGCCTGCTTGAGCACGGCGGGACTGTATGCCGCCGAGGTGATCCTGCCCACCTCGGTGATCCGCGACAAGGTGCACGGCGGCTGGGTCGGGCAGACCGTGGGCTGCACCTACGGCGGGCCGACCGAATTCCGCTGGCAGAGCACCTGGATCCAGGATTATGTCAACATCGAGTGGAGCGACAGCTCGCTGCTGCGCGCCTACCGCGACCATCCTGGCCTGTACGATGACCTGTACATGGACCTGTCCTTCCTGGCCGTGTTCGACTCGCTCGGCCCCGAGGCCCCGACAGACGTGCTGGCGGGCAAATTTGCCAACGCCGGGTTCACCCTCTGGCACGCCAACCAATCGGCGCGCTGGAACATCCTCAACGGGATCATGCCCCCGGCCAGCGGCTACTGGAAGAACAACCCCCACGCCGATGACATCGATTTCCAGATCGAGAGCGACTTCATCGGCCTGATGTGCCCGGGGATGCCCCAGACCGCGCTGGATTACGCCAATCGCGTGGGCCATATCATGAACTACGGCGACGGGGTCTACGGCGGAGTGTTCGTCGCGGCCATGTACACCCACGCCTTCACCGAGAACGATATCGCACGGGTGGTGGAGCTCGGCCTGGCCAGCCTGCCCGCGGAGAGCCGCTATGCCAAGTGCATCAAGGATGTCATCGCCTGGCACGAGCAGTGGCCGGATGACTGGCGCCGCACCTGGTTCGAGATCGAAAAGAAATGGGGCTCCGATATCGGCTGCCCGGATGGCGCGCTGCAGCCGTTCAACATCGACGCCGTGATCAACGGCGCCTACATCGTGGTCGGCCTGCTTTACGGTGACGGAGACATGGGCCGCACCATCGACATCTCCACCCGCTGCGGCCAGGACTCCGACTGCAATCCCTCCAACGCCGCCGGCATCCTGGGGACCATGCTCGGCTTCTCGGCCATCCCGGAACAGTGGAAACTGGGCCTGGACAAGGTGGAAAACCTCAAGTTCAGCTACAGCGACTACAGCATCGACAGCGCGGTGGACGCCACGCTGCGGGTGGCGGCCAAGATCGTGACCGCCGCCGGCGGCCGGACCGACGCCGACTCCTGGATCATCCAGACCCAGGAGCCCAAGGCCCCGGACCAGGTGGAACTCGGCTTCGAGGGCCTCAAGCCGGTCGAGCACCGCGAGCTGCATCAGGACCTGACGAGCCCGGTCTCGTTCAACCTGGAGGGCAGCGCGTTCGTGGTGGGTGGCCGCATGCAGGGTGACAGCGCCGAGGCGCGCTGCGAGGTGCGGATTGACGGCAAGCTGGTCGAAACCGTGAACATCAAGGGCAACTACCACGACCGCCGCGAGCCGCTGTTCTGGAACTACGACCTGGTCAAGGGCAGCCACACGGTGGAGCTGCGCCGCGTGGAGGGCAACGGGGTGCCGCGCCTGCAGTGGGTCCTGATCTACCAGTGA
- a CDS encoding DUF5009 domain-containing protein: MGKDEGSVAGGRLLSLDVYRGFTMFFMASAGFGFSVLDGNPAWQWLANQVEHVEWAGFSVWDLIQPSFIFIVGAAMPFAFAIRASRGQSRSQQFWHALKRSLQLLVIGCVIVAIHKNTILVDLTTVLQQIAIAYFFAFFVLGRGTKVQIAAALGILLVHTLCFVLWPGVGPGGPWAKNANFASAVEQWVFNRTDGGGYTAFNAISSIATVIFGILAGELLRRDIPAGKKVRTLLIAAVVCLALGAALYPAIPLVKRIWTASWAIFAAGWAYLLLALFYWLIEVKNIRRWSFIFMVIGMNSISIYVFFQMLRGNINNWLWTFSGPLLGPLGVPGQILQYWLVLAVHVYVTYWLYKRKIFLKVG, encoded by the coding sequence ATGGGCAAAGACGAAGGCTCGGTGGCAGGCGGTCGCCTGCTGTCTCTGGATGTCTACCGCGGCTTCACCATGTTTTTCATGGCCTCGGCGGGTTTCGGTTTCTCGGTGCTGGACGGCAATCCGGCCTGGCAGTGGCTGGCCAACCAGGTGGAGCATGTCGAGTGGGCGGGATTCTCGGTCTGGGACCTGATACAGCCCTCGTTCATCTTCATTGTCGGGGCGGCGATGCCGTTCGCTTTCGCGATCCGTGCCTCCCGCGGCCAGAGCCGTAGCCAGCAATTCTGGCACGCGCTCAAACGTTCGCTCCAACTGCTCGTCATCGGCTGCGTGATCGTGGCCATTCACAAGAACACCATCCTGGTCGATCTGACCACTGTCCTGCAGCAGATCGCCATCGCCTATTTCTTCGCTTTCTTCGTTCTGGGACGCGGGACCAAGGTCCAGATCGCCGCCGCCCTGGGCATCCTGCTCGTGCACACCCTCTGCTTCGTGCTCTGGCCGGGAGTCGGGCCGGGCGGCCCCTGGGCCAAGAACGCCAATTTCGCCTCCGCGGTGGAGCAGTGGGTATTCAACCGGACCGACGGCGGCGGCTACACGGCGTTCAACGCCATCTCGTCCATCGCGACGGTCATCTTCGGCATCCTGGCCGGCGAGCTGCTGCGCCGCGACATCCCGGCGGGCAAGAAAGTGCGCACCCTGCTTATCGCCGCTGTGGTCTGCCTGGCGCTCGGGGCGGCGCTGTACCCGGCGATCCCGCTGGTCAAGCGCATCTGGACCGCCTCCTGGGCCATTTTCGCGGCCGGCTGGGCCTACCTTCTGCTGGCCCTGTTCTACTGGCTGATCGAGGTGAAGAACATCCGCCGCTGGTCTTTCATCTTCATGGTGATCGGGATGAACTCGATCTCGATCTACGTGTTTTTCCAGATGCTGCGCGGCAACATCAACAACTGGCTCTGGACTTTCAGCGGCCCGCTGCTCGGCCCGCTGGGCGTGCCCGGTCAGATACTCCAGTACTGGCTGGTCCTGGCCGTGCATGTCTACGTGACCTACTGGCTGTACAAACGGAAAATATTCCTCAAGGTGGGCTGA